The following coding sequences are from one Musa acuminata AAA Group cultivar baxijiao chromosome BXJ2-4, Cavendish_Baxijiao_AAA, whole genome shotgun sequence window:
- the LOC135610094 gene encoding WD repeat-containing protein PCN-like isoform X2, whose translation MEKLRIHRTSSVEWKPSAVVALATSADGSQVAAAREDGSVEIWLVSPGSVGWHCQLTVQGDPSRRISSLVWCRSSSKSAGPGRLLSSRIDGSISEWDLYSLNEKIALDSIGVSIWQMAVEPSVDSLQSEKTDSGLVPNGCTNHDASQTSSQRLAVACDDGCIRMYSVSDKDGLTCSRSFPRVSGQILSVTWSQNAELIFSGSSDGFIRCWNVTSFHETYRITVGLGGLGSGPDLCVLSLLFLRSGTLISGDSTGSVQFWDSHHGTLVQALTYHKGDVNALAAVPSQNRVFSAGSDGQVILYKLSTDMISTEKEGLPKEEMVKWTYVGYIRAHTHDVRALAMTVPINREDTLPDEKVHKVRRQEKPISFSYHRWAHLGVPMLISGGDDAKLFAYSAREFTQFSPHDICPAPQQPLIKLVNNTVVHGASTMLVQSSGALDVLHVKLNGKEVATQLLARVKSKGSRKIVCSAISTSGMLFAYSDQVKPYLFELRKQKVGKSKWSIVKIKLPKRLLHAHTMIFSADSSRLMLAGHDRNIYVVDIKGSELVHTFVPQRKLDNLKFAPSEPPVTKMFTSADGQWLAAINCFGDIYIFNLEIDRQHWFISRLNDASVTAAGFPPKNSNVFVVTTSCNEVFVFDLEAKQLGEWSKHHSHHLPRRFQEFPGEIIGLTFLPFSLSSSVIIYSARAMCFIDFGLPVDQDDESPIHSDLPLEKNDYNKIFGGKRKRKYLEQKSKPFNKKNFDFFAFRDPALFVSHMSDNSLLLIEKQWMEVVRDFDAPIHRHIYGT comes from the exons ATGGAAAAGCTGCGAATTCATCGGACTAGCTCGGTGGAGTGGAAGCCGTCGGCGGTGGTGGCCTTGGCCACTAGCGCGGACGGCTCGCAGGTGGCGGCGGCGCGGGAGGACGGGTCCGTGGAGATATGGCTCGTTTCGCCTGGTTCCGTTGGATGGCATTGCCAGCTT ACGGTTCAAGGAGATCCTAGTCGGAGGATTTCTTCGTTGGTCTGGTGCCGCTCGAGTTCGAAGAGCGCCGGCCCTGGACGGTTGCTGTCCTCGAGAATAGATGGGTCGATATCAGAGTGGGATCTGTACTCGCTAAACGAAAAG ATCGCACTAGATTCAATTGGAGTGTCTATCTGGCAGATGGCTGTAGAGCCTTCTGTTGATTCACTGCAATCAGAGAAGACTGACTCTGGACTTGTACCAAATGGTTGCACAAATCATGATG CCTCTCAGACATCTAGTCAACGTTTGGCTGTTGCCTGTGATGATGGTTGTATCCGAATGTATAGCGTCTCTGATAAAGATGGGTTGACTTGCAGCAGATCTTTCCCCAGGGTTAGCG GGCAAATTTTGAGTGTTACATGGAGCCAAAATGCAGAGTTGATATTTTCAGGGAGCAGTGATGG TTTCATAAGATGTTGGAATGTTACATCTTTCCACGAGACATACCGCATTACAGTTGGGCTCGGAGGTTTGGGCAGTGGACCGGACCTTTGTGTGTTGTCATTGCTCTTCTTAAG GTCTGGCACACTTATCAGTGGAGATAGTACTGGGAGTGTTCAATTCTGGGACAGTCACCATGGAACACTTGTGCAAGCACTCACTTATCATAAGGGTGATGTGAATGCTTTAGCTGCTGTCCCTAGTCAAAACAGGGTGTTTTCTGCTGGTTCAGATGGACAG GTTATTCTTTATAAGCTTTCGACTGATATGATTAGTACGGAGAAAGAGGGGCTTCCTAAGGAAGAAATGGTTAAATGGACCTATGTTGGATATATAAGGGCTCATACTCATGATGTTAGGGCATTGGCAATGACAGTACCAATTAATAGAGAAG ATACATTACCTGATGAGAAGGTGCACAAGGTACGTCGTCAAGAGAAACCCATCAGTTTTAGTTATCACAGATGGGCACATCTAGGGGTCCCAATGCTCATTTCTGGAGGCGATGATGCAAAGTTATTTGCTTACTCTGCTAGAGAGTTCACCCAATTCTCACCTCATGATATTTGCCCTGCACCTCAGCAGCCATTGATAAAGTTGGTGAATAATACAGTTGTACATGGGGCTTCAACAATGCTTGTTCAATCCTCTGGTGCATTGGATGTTTTGCATGTCAAGTTAAATGGTAAAGAGGTGGCGACACAACTTCTTGCTCGGGTGAAAAGCAAAGGATCCAGAAAAATTGTTTGTAGTGCAATAAGTACTTCTGGAATGCTCTTTGCATACTCTGATCAAGTAAAGCCCTACCTCTTTGAATTGAGAAAACAAAAAGTTGGAAAAAGCAAGTGGTCTATTGTCAAAATAAAGTTACCTAAGAGGCTGTTGCATGCGCACACTATGATTTTCAGTGCAGATTCCTCACGCCTGATGCTAGCTGGTCATGATAGAAATATTTAT GTTGTGGACATCAAAGGATCAGAGCTAGTTCACACTTTTGTCCCTCAAAGGAAGTTGGATAATTTGAAATTTGCACCCAGCGAGCCTCCTGTTACCAAAATGTTCACTAGTGCAGATGGGCAGTGGTTAGCTGCTATTAATTGTTTTGGTGACATCTACATATTTAATTTAGAGATAGACAG GCAACACTGGTTCATATCCAGGTTGAACGATGCTTCTGTCACTGCTGCCGGTTTTCCTCCTAAAAACAGTAATGTGTTTGTCGTCACAACATCTTGTAATGAAGTCTTTGTGTTTGATTTAGAAGCAAAACAGTTAGGTGAATGGTCAAAGCACCACAGTCACCATCTTCCTCGAAGATTTCAAGAATTTCCAGGAGAGATCATTGGCCTCACTTTTCTGCCTTTCTCCTTATCATCTTCAGTTATCATATATAGTGCAAG GGCGATGTGCTTTATCGACTTTGGGTTGCCAGTTGATCAAGATGATGAAAGCCCCATTCATTCAGATCTACCACTAGAGAAAAATGATTATAACAAAATTTTTGGAGGAAAGCGAAAGCGAAAATATCTAGAACAGAAATCTAAACCTTTTAACAAAaagaattttgatttttttgcATTCAGAGATCCTGCCTTATTCGTGAGTCACATGTCAGATAATTCTCTTCTGCTAATAGAGAAGCAGTGGATGGAAGTTGTCAGGGACTTTGATGCCCCCATTCACAGACACATATATGGAACATAA
- the LOC135610094 gene encoding WD repeat-containing protein PCN-like isoform X1 encodes MEKLRIHRTSSVEWKPSAVVALATSADGSQVAAAREDGSVEIWLVSPGSVGWHCQLTVQGDPSRRISSLVWCRSSSKSAGPGRLLSSRIDGSISEWDLYSLNEKIALDSIGVSIWQMAVEPSVDSLQSEKTDSGLVPNGCTNHDGQSDSESCLNDDDDESDELHTVASQTSSQRLAVACDDGCIRMYSVSDKDGLTCSRSFPRVSGQILSVTWSQNAELIFSGSSDGFIRCWNVTSFHETYRITVGLGGLGSGPDLCVLSLLFLRSGTLISGDSTGSVQFWDSHHGTLVQALTYHKGDVNALAAVPSQNRVFSAGSDGQVILYKLSTDMISTEKEGLPKEEMVKWTYVGYIRAHTHDVRALAMTVPINREDTLPDEKVHKVRRQEKPISFSYHRWAHLGVPMLISGGDDAKLFAYSAREFTQFSPHDICPAPQQPLIKLVNNTVVHGASTMLVQSSGALDVLHVKLNGKEVATQLLARVKSKGSRKIVCSAISTSGMLFAYSDQVKPYLFELRKQKVGKSKWSIVKIKLPKRLLHAHTMIFSADSSRLMLAGHDRNIYVVDIKGSELVHTFVPQRKLDNLKFAPSEPPVTKMFTSADGQWLAAINCFGDIYIFNLEIDRQHWFISRLNDASVTAAGFPPKNSNVFVVTTSCNEVFVFDLEAKQLGEWSKHHSHHLPRRFQEFPGEIIGLTFLPFSLSSSVIIYSARAMCFIDFGLPVDQDDESPIHSDLPLEKNDYNKIFGGKRKRKYLEQKSKPFNKKNFDFFAFRDPALFVSHMSDNSLLLIEKQWMEVVRDFDAPIHRHIYGT; translated from the exons ATGGAAAAGCTGCGAATTCATCGGACTAGCTCGGTGGAGTGGAAGCCGTCGGCGGTGGTGGCCTTGGCCACTAGCGCGGACGGCTCGCAGGTGGCGGCGGCGCGGGAGGACGGGTCCGTGGAGATATGGCTCGTTTCGCCTGGTTCCGTTGGATGGCATTGCCAGCTT ACGGTTCAAGGAGATCCTAGTCGGAGGATTTCTTCGTTGGTCTGGTGCCGCTCGAGTTCGAAGAGCGCCGGCCCTGGACGGTTGCTGTCCTCGAGAATAGATGGGTCGATATCAGAGTGGGATCTGTACTCGCTAAACGAAAAG ATCGCACTAGATTCAATTGGAGTGTCTATCTGGCAGATGGCTGTAGAGCCTTCTGTTGATTCACTGCAATCAGAGAAGACTGACTCTGGACTTGTACCAAATGGTTGCACAAATCATGATGGTCAGAGTGATTCTGAATCTTGTCttaatgatgatgacgatgaatcTGATGAGCTTCACACTGTAGCCTCTCAGACATCTAGTCAACGTTTGGCTGTTGCCTGTGATGATGGTTGTATCCGAATGTATAGCGTCTCTGATAAAGATGGGTTGACTTGCAGCAGATCTTTCCCCAGGGTTAGCG GGCAAATTTTGAGTGTTACATGGAGCCAAAATGCAGAGTTGATATTTTCAGGGAGCAGTGATGG TTTCATAAGATGTTGGAATGTTACATCTTTCCACGAGACATACCGCATTACAGTTGGGCTCGGAGGTTTGGGCAGTGGACCGGACCTTTGTGTGTTGTCATTGCTCTTCTTAAG GTCTGGCACACTTATCAGTGGAGATAGTACTGGGAGTGTTCAATTCTGGGACAGTCACCATGGAACACTTGTGCAAGCACTCACTTATCATAAGGGTGATGTGAATGCTTTAGCTGCTGTCCCTAGTCAAAACAGGGTGTTTTCTGCTGGTTCAGATGGACAG GTTATTCTTTATAAGCTTTCGACTGATATGATTAGTACGGAGAAAGAGGGGCTTCCTAAGGAAGAAATGGTTAAATGGACCTATGTTGGATATATAAGGGCTCATACTCATGATGTTAGGGCATTGGCAATGACAGTACCAATTAATAGAGAAG ATACATTACCTGATGAGAAGGTGCACAAGGTACGTCGTCAAGAGAAACCCATCAGTTTTAGTTATCACAGATGGGCACATCTAGGGGTCCCAATGCTCATTTCTGGAGGCGATGATGCAAAGTTATTTGCTTACTCTGCTAGAGAGTTCACCCAATTCTCACCTCATGATATTTGCCCTGCACCTCAGCAGCCATTGATAAAGTTGGTGAATAATACAGTTGTACATGGGGCTTCAACAATGCTTGTTCAATCCTCTGGTGCATTGGATGTTTTGCATGTCAAGTTAAATGGTAAAGAGGTGGCGACACAACTTCTTGCTCGGGTGAAAAGCAAAGGATCCAGAAAAATTGTTTGTAGTGCAATAAGTACTTCTGGAATGCTCTTTGCATACTCTGATCAAGTAAAGCCCTACCTCTTTGAATTGAGAAAACAAAAAGTTGGAAAAAGCAAGTGGTCTATTGTCAAAATAAAGTTACCTAAGAGGCTGTTGCATGCGCACACTATGATTTTCAGTGCAGATTCCTCACGCCTGATGCTAGCTGGTCATGATAGAAATATTTAT GTTGTGGACATCAAAGGATCAGAGCTAGTTCACACTTTTGTCCCTCAAAGGAAGTTGGATAATTTGAAATTTGCACCCAGCGAGCCTCCTGTTACCAAAATGTTCACTAGTGCAGATGGGCAGTGGTTAGCTGCTATTAATTGTTTTGGTGACATCTACATATTTAATTTAGAGATAGACAG GCAACACTGGTTCATATCCAGGTTGAACGATGCTTCTGTCACTGCTGCCGGTTTTCCTCCTAAAAACAGTAATGTGTTTGTCGTCACAACATCTTGTAATGAAGTCTTTGTGTTTGATTTAGAAGCAAAACAGTTAGGTGAATGGTCAAAGCACCACAGTCACCATCTTCCTCGAAGATTTCAAGAATTTCCAGGAGAGATCATTGGCCTCACTTTTCTGCCTTTCTCCTTATCATCTTCAGTTATCATATATAGTGCAAG GGCGATGTGCTTTATCGACTTTGGGTTGCCAGTTGATCAAGATGATGAAAGCCCCATTCATTCAGATCTACCACTAGAGAAAAATGATTATAACAAAATTTTTGGAGGAAAGCGAAAGCGAAAATATCTAGAACAGAAATCTAAACCTTTTAACAAAaagaattttgatttttttgcATTCAGAGATCCTGCCTTATTCGTGAGTCACATGTCAGATAATTCTCTTCTGCTAATAGAGAAGCAGTGGATGGAAGTTGTCAGGGACTTTGATGCCCCCATTCACAGACACATATATGGAACATAA